From ANME-2 cluster archaeon, one genomic window encodes:
- a CDS encoding carboxymuconolactone decarboxylase family protein: protein MSEHKKIIENIGKKIGFEPEVLHTIGELDPDFLQAYHKCDKKMLTDGALPAKMKALMALAVVASQRCEACTVSQMRNAMKQGATKGEIMETMEVIFLTSGAPGVATCRDALKLVK from the coding sequence ATGAGCGAACACAAGAAGATAATTGAAAATATTGGGAAAAAAATAGGTTTTGAGCCTGAGGTACTTCACACGATAGGTGAACTTGACCCGGATTTCCTTCAGGCATACCATAAATGCGATAAGAAAATGCTTACTGACGGCGCCCTGCCTGCCAAAATGAAAGCACTGATGGCACTGGCTGTAGTGGCATCGCAACGCTGTGAGGCCTGCACTGTATCCCAGATGAGAAATGCAATGAAACAAGGTGCAACTAAAGGGGAGATCATGGAAACCATGGAAGTGATTTTCCTCACATCCGGCGCACCTGGCGTGGCTACATGCAGAGACGCATTAAAATTGGTGAAATAA
- a CDS encoding desulfoferrodoxin FeS4 iron-binding domain-containing protein, with translation MAVIDEGEKYLCNICGNEVIVTKVGGGVLVCCGEDMELIE, from the coding sequence ATGGCTGTAATTGATGAAGGCGAAAAGTATTTATGCAATATATGTGGAAACGAAGTTATTGTGACCAAAGTAGGGGGCGGAGTCCTGGTCTGCTGTGGAGAGGATATGGAACTTATAGAATAG